TGTTGAGGCTTTTGGGTTTTGAAAGTTGTTTGAAAATTCTATAAAAAGGGGATCAAATTGGATCTCATAAACACCGATCAAGAGTTTATCAATCCCAATGGGGAATTCAAAAAATGCTGTGACATCTTTCTTAGCTCCATTCCCTTCCATTATTTTCTATCTGACATTCCTTCACCATTTAAAAACTGAAACTTCATCTCTTTCTGCTCTCTGGTTATGGTGCTCAAATCACCCAATTATATTAGCaaacatatttttcttcttcaatgttaacaTCCTCTTCTGGGTTATTGGTACTATTCAATCTAGTCACTGGGTAAGTTTCCATTTCTCAATTCAGcctttatttattttactttcttttgaatttgtgaaTTTGGGTTGCAGATGATAGACTTGTACTGGACAGTAATTCCTGTATTGCTTGTTCACTACTATGGAACTCATCCATATGGTTTCTCAAATCAATGGAGATCAACTATTGTGATTTTGTTAACTTGGATTTGGAGTATTAGACTTACTCACAGTTACTTTAGAAGAGAGAAATGGCAGTGGGGTGCTAAAGAGGATTGGAGGTTCTGTGATATGAGACCACAGTATGGTAAACATTGGTGGTGGGCATCATTTTTTGCAGTCTATGTCTCTCAGCAGGTAATTAATTGAATTAACTCATACTTGTTACAGAATTTGGTTAACGGTCTCCTCTTTGATAATAATAACAGTGttaatgaaaacaaacaacaGGTCTTTCTCATAGGAATTTGCCTTCCAATGTATGCCATTCATTCGGTT
The nucleotide sequence above comes from Papaver somniferum cultivar HN1 chromosome 8, ASM357369v1, whole genome shotgun sequence. Encoded proteins:
- the LOC113304491 gene encoding uncharacterized protein C594.04c-like, which produces MGNSKNAVTSFLAPFPSIIFYLTFLHHLKTETSSLSALWLWCSNHPIILANIFFFFNVNILFWVIGTIQSSHWMIDLYWTVIPVLLVHYYGTHPYGFSNQWRSTIVILLTWIWSIRLTHSYFRREKWQWGAKEDWRFCDMRPQYGKHWWWASFFAVYVSQQVFLIGICLPMYAIHSVEKTWGMWDVLATLVCLSGIVIAYNADTQLNEFVTRNNTLQQLGSPAIPTLETGLWRYSRHPNYFGEQLWWWGLALFGWNVGHGWTFVGALVNTLTLAYVTILVERRMLKQEKRANAYKMYQKTTSVWIPWFKLSPTEATKDKTT